The following are from one region of the Candidatus Bathyarchaeia archaeon genome:
- a CDS encoding ABC transporter permease yields MAFLYGELGAGLATGAPSQPAGATDANRVGGSPAQTPQPRFERQSQAAGITRDSDALRARGKPAGLGRRLASIIRYESTWDRRKFWPYGSTALILFFSLAIILILSLIPASISGELRASGWMYSIVVLVGLPTGFLAFLVGEASTSGTIGHERDKGTLANLLVQPLRRSEVFLGKYLAKLIWFLVLSTAIVVLMLVSSRILLGPQIHIQYAPIIILDLTLTFLFFAALAQFLSCFFRRSRTVFFIIVLMWLVVTITTSTLTGLTLLSSVSSGKTPALVGWLLTFNPLSYSDMTLAGTVLYLAPLSILSSSTMFSGPGYVLGSIGFGTLGFAEKSTIGLLFGTLGFLALGWIAFRRIEITG; encoded by the coding sequence TTGGCTTTCCTTTATGGCGAGTTAGGAGCTGGGCTAGCCACAGGCGCTCCTTCGCAACCAGCGGGAGCAACAGATGCCAACCGCGTAGGCGGTTCGCCTGCACAAACTCCACAACCGCGGTTTGAAAGACAGTCACAGGCGGCCGGAATAACCCGCGACTCCGACGCACTAAGGGCCCGCGGAAAACCGGCCGGCCTTGGGAGGCGACTGGCATCAATCATCCGGTATGAGTCTACCTGGGACCGGAGGAAATTCTGGCCCTACGGATCGACAGCTCTGATCCTGTTTTTCAGCCTGGCTATCATACTGATTCTCAGTCTAATCCCAGCGTCGATCTCCGGCGAGCTAAGGGCTTCAGGGTGGATGTACAGCATCGTCGTTCTCGTAGGTCTCCCAACAGGTTTCCTCGCCTTCCTTGTCGGAGAGGCCTCTACGTCAGGGACCATTGGTCATGAACGGGACAAAGGGACTCTGGCAAATCTTCTCGTCCAGCCCCTCCGCCGCTCCGAGGTCTTCCTTGGAAAATACCTCGCCAAGTTGATCTGGTTCCTAGTTCTCTCCACCGCTATCGTGGTCCTAATGCTCGTCTCATCGAGGATACTCTTGGGGCCCCAGATCCATATTCAATACGCACCCATCATTATCCTAGATCTGACCCTGACATTTCTCTTCTTCGCAGCTCTCGCTCAATTCCTAAGCTGTTTCTTCCGCCGATCAAGAACAGTCTTCTTCATCATAGTCCTAATGTGGCTTGTAGTGACCATAACCACAAGCACCTTGACCGGACTGACACTTCTATCATCCGTGTCTAGCGGAAAGACTCCCGCCCTCGTCGGGTGGCTCCTTACCTTTAACCCGCTGAGCTACTCCGACATGACTCTTGCAGGGACTGTGTTGTATCTGGCTCCGCTCAGCATTTTATCGTCCAGTACCATGTTCTCTGGGCCCGGGTACGTTCTGGGATCCATTGGCTTCGGGACGCTTGGCTTTGCCGAGAAAAGTACGATAGGCCTTCTCTTCGGCACACTGGGCTTCTTGGCACTAGGCTGGATTGCGTTCCGGCGAATCGAGATCACAGGATGA
- a CDS encoding sialidase family protein has protein sequence MKAVSRTTVLIILALFSMQLLAYPPARASTYEKTNAGIVNIQTTFPVRGGAFDTSEECIRNAAYNNHHSESWIVIDPTDHNHLVGVSKFFSNPQYYLFHNGAMVSRDGGRSWKNTIIQGFDCRSAPRNGWSDTTDPVVAFDSNGALYSAVLAFNLKYNSTGDAANCCPAAEVSVVRSTDGGFHWNLANQGLPLAFFPTSDVTPDKQWIAVDSNPHSPFRDRVYVGWTVIDSLGNAEIWFSVSSDKGEHFTTPIIISSDTPDGPNNTFVFLGTGPDGTLYSSYSSFPDPNSSLTHVWVLSSRDGGVTFTSPRLAASFLALTTFVLPNTTFRDGLPDNFAVDPASGHLFVAMEVDGGKGLDVQLTESRDGGGSWSGPVSVNDASTVDDGTDQFQPTIAASPDGIVAVTFYDRRLQCPSGDPNILTADFGRANFCINTSIQFYKDGPRGLESLGSNVRVSHATWDPQNPGSTTRQLPRPGGPRGSETFIGDYFGLALAEGKAYVLFASNYDQGRNAGNNQQQFLGIVSVPDHSGSENDSTSGSVYPGDSLR, from the coding sequence GTGAAGGCTGTTTCTAGAACCACGGTCCTTATCATCCTCGCTCTATTCTCCATGCAACTTCTTGCCTATCCCCCAGCTAGAGCCTCAACATACGAGAAAACCAACGCAGGGATTGTGAACATCCAGACAACTTTCCCTGTCAGGGGAGGCGCATTTGATACGAGCGAAGAGTGCATCCGAAATGCCGCCTACAACAATCATCACAGCGAGTCATGGATAGTCATCGATCCGACAGACCACAACCACCTAGTTGGAGTTTCGAAGTTCTTCTCTAACCCACAATACTACCTCTTCCACAATGGCGCAATGGTTTCTAGGGATGGAGGAAGGTCATGGAAGAACACTATCATTCAAGGTTTCGACTGTCGTTCGGCTCCTCGAAACGGCTGGTCGGACACGACTGATCCCGTTGTGGCGTTTGACTCGAACGGTGCGTTGTACTCGGCGGTTCTAGCCTTCAACCTGAAGTACAACTCCACGGGGGACGCGGCTAATTGTTGTCCGGCTGCCGAGGTTAGCGTTGTAAGGTCGACCGATGGAGGATTCCACTGGAACCTAGCCAACCAGGGACTTCCTCTCGCATTCTTTCCCACTAGCGATGTGACTCCGGACAAGCAGTGGATCGCGGTAGACTCCAATCCCCACAGCCCGTTCCGAGACCGTGTCTATGTTGGATGGACAGTAATCGACAGCCTTGGGAATGCTGAGATCTGGTTCAGCGTCTCCAGTGACAAGGGAGAGCATTTCACAACTCCAATTATTATCAGCAGCGACACACCTGACGGGCCTAACAACACGTTTGTGTTTCTTGGAACCGGACCCGATGGAACTCTTTACTCTTCATACTCCAGTTTCCCTGATCCCAACTCTTCACTGACTCATGTCTGGGTTCTGAGTTCCCGGGACGGGGGAGTGACCTTCACCTCCCCCCGACTCGCTGCCTCGTTCCTGGCCTTGACAACGTTCGTCCTTCCAAACACTACCTTCCGTGATGGTCTTCCTGACAACTTTGCGGTTGACCCGGCTAGTGGTCATCTGTTCGTTGCCATGGAGGTTGACGGCGGCAAGGGTTTGGACGTTCAGCTTACAGAGTCCCGTGACGGTGGCGGATCCTGGTCTGGTCCGGTTTCTGTCAACGATGCTTCCACCGTAGACGATGGTACTGACCAGTTCCAGCCTACTATTGCCGCATCTCCTGATGGGATCGTAGCGGTGACATTCTACGATCGAAGACTACAATGCCCGTCAGGGGACCCGAACATCTTGACAGCTGACTTTGGCAGAGCCAATTTCTGCATAAACACCTCGATCCAGTTCTACAAGGACGGTCCTCGGGGTTTGGAGTCTTTGGGCTCGAACGTTCGCGTGTCTCATGCAACTTGGGATCCACAGAATCCTGGATCGACCACTCGCCAGCTTCCCCGTCCTGGTGGACCGAGGGGAAGTGAGACTTTCATTGGAGACTATTTTGGATTGGCCTTGGCTGAGGGGAAGGCGTACGTTCTGTTTGCATCGAACTATGATCAGGGTAGGAATGCCGGGAATAATCAGCAACAATTCCTGGGAATAGTCTCGGTACCTGACCACAGCGGGTCTGAGAACGATTCGACCAGCGGTTCGGTCTATCCTGGGGACTCGCTTCGCTAG
- a CDS encoding class I SAM-dependent methyltransferase — translation MSSTDSSNVEPPLEWDDGVAAARKWRVQGEISGRATNEALIRLARIRPGGNVLDLASGSGSPALDIARVVGPTGHVTATDLSSKLLAVAKEKAVDEGLSNISFQEVDMENQQLPDETFDIVTCRFGIMYARNVQRALTEMRRVLKPNGRVALVAWGPSEGDPRKTIVLEVLMKYSKSSAPDPAISLPSSFSEPGKLSRALSQAGFKQVHQEARNISFPFRGSPEQAWEMVHDGAIFFRKTIKTLTPEQRKTAGQEISRAWSKYYDGHQVNFTAPVVFATGVR, via the coding sequence ATGTCTAGTACTGATTCGTCGAACGTAGAGCCCCCTCTAGAATGGGATGATGGTGTCGCTGCAGCACGCAAGTGGAGAGTGCAAGGCGAGATTTCGGGTAGAGCCACGAATGAGGCGCTGATCAGACTTGCCCGGATTAGGCCTGGAGGGAACGTGTTGGATCTTGCAAGTGGAAGTGGGTCTCCTGCTCTAGACATTGCAAGAGTCGTAGGACCTACTGGGCATGTAACCGCAACCGACCTCTCCTCTAAACTATTGGCGGTGGCGAAGGAGAAGGCGGTCGATGAGGGACTCTCAAACATTAGTTTCCAGGAGGTGGACATGGAAAACCAACAGCTTCCGGATGAGACATTCGACATTGTTACTTGCCGTTTCGGCATAATGTACGCGCGAAATGTTCAGCGGGCACTGACTGAGATGCGCAGAGTGCTCAAGCCAAACGGTCGCGTCGCACTTGTGGCGTGGGGACCCTCAGAAGGAGATCCTCGCAAGACAATCGTCCTCGAGGTCCTGATGAAATATTCAAAATCATCAGCGCCAGATCCTGCGATCTCTCTCCCATCATCTTTCTCAGAACCCGGAAAACTGTCTCGAGCACTGAGTCAAGCTGGCTTCAAACAGGTCCACCAGGAGGCGAGGAACATCTCGTTCCCATTTCGAGGCTCTCCAGAACAAGCATGGGAAATGGTACATGACGGAGCGATATTCTTCCGCAAAACGATCAAGACCTTAACCCCCGAACAGAGAAAAACCGCAGGTCAGGAGATTTCCCGGGCATGGAGCAAATACTACGATGGTCACCAGGTGAATTTCACAGCACCAGTAGTGTTCGCGACCGGCGTACGGTGA
- a CDS encoding ABC transporter ATP-binding protein: MSKTLTSSSPGPALTVEGLTKLYGGSGNGVRDLKLSVPRGSLHGFLGRNGAGKTTTMKCIMGLLRRDKGRFSLFGEPYDPFRSFQLRRRIGYSPELPTFPAHLKGREVLEQYGRMRGLRKTEARYETSLLLRQLELTEAADQKAMTYSKGMKAKLGIAIAMLGDPELLILDEPTSGLDPVAISDLRKLLRGLVSGAEGGRTVLLSSHQMYEVQQLCTSVTIIDQGVTKAEGHLIQLMQQVKRSSAYRAEFARLDEPLVAAIRSLPDVSTVEPASGVSKTLRIQAKPNVDLRETLARLAVNQGTLLLSCEQETLAVEDVFLSFVQA, from the coding sequence ATGAGTAAGACATTGACATCCTCCTCACCAGGTCCCGCGCTCACGGTTGAAGGCCTCACCAAACTCTACGGAGGATCTGGAAACGGTGTGAGGGACTTGAAGCTAAGCGTTCCCCGCGGCAGCCTTCACGGTTTTCTGGGCCGAAATGGTGCCGGAAAGACAACAACAATGAAGTGCATCATGGGACTCCTCCGCCGAGACAAAGGTCGATTTTCACTTTTCGGGGAACCCTACGATCCATTCCGCAGCTTCCAGCTTCGTCGGCGAATCGGGTACTCTCCCGAGCTCCCCACGTTTCCCGCCCATCTCAAAGGTCGCGAGGTACTTGAGCAGTATGGGCGGATGCGAGGACTCAGGAAGACTGAAGCTCGTTATGAAACATCTCTCCTCCTACGCCAGCTCGAGCTGACCGAGGCAGCCGACCAGAAGGCAATGACGTACAGTAAGGGTATGAAGGCGAAACTTGGAATCGCAATCGCGATGCTCGGCGACCCAGAGTTGCTAATCCTAGATGAGCCCACCTCTGGCCTCGACCCTGTCGCCATCTCGGATCTCCGAAAGCTGTTGCGCGGCCTCGTCTCTGGGGCAGAGGGAGGCCGGACCGTTCTATTGTCATCTCATCAGATGTACGAAGTCCAGCAGCTCTGTACAAGCGTCACAATCATCGACCAGGGCGTCACCAAGGCCGAGGGACACCTCATTCAATTAATGCAACAGGTGAAGAGAAGCTCCGCTTACCGTGCAGAGTTCGCCCGCTTGGATGAGCCGCTCGTAGCCGCGATACGGTCGCTCCCCGACGTGTCAACCGTTGAACCTGCTTCAGGAGTCTCAAAGACGCTACGGATACAGGCCAAGCCCAACGTCGATCTACGCGAGACCTTGGCACGGCTCGCCGTCAACCAGGGCACGCTTCTGCTATCCTGCGAACAGGAGACGCTTGCGGTCGAAGACGTGTTTCTCTCATTCGTACAGGCCTAG
- a CDS encoding sugar phosphate nucleotidyltransferase: MKALILAAGRGKRLGNAYDQSKCMLEIDSKPLIEYSLDSAVATRAQELVIVVGHRADEIMKRYGREYRGRPIQYALQENQNGLVHAIECAEKPIAGEDFLLLLGDEIMLRPCHEAMIHQFVAQRPFAICGVLIEKRRHRISKTYSIIQDESRKICRLIEKPRNPANDWMGTGSCIFRNEIYSYVERTPLNQNRGERELPDLIQCAIDDGEEIKSFTICEKYFNINSPEDLREATENSLLLSPTSS, from the coding sequence TATGACCAAAGCAAATGCATGCTAGAGATCGACTCGAAACCCCTGATTGAATACAGTCTCGACTCTGCCGTTGCTACAAGGGCGCAGGAACTAGTCATCGTAGTCGGTCACAGAGCAGATGAAATAATGAAAAGATACGGAAGGGAGTACAGAGGCAGACCTATACAATACGCTTTACAGGAGAATCAGAATGGGCTTGTCCATGCTATTGAATGCGCGGAGAAGCCCATTGCCGGAGAGGACTTTCTATTACTTCTCGGGGACGAAATAATGCTCAGACCCTGCCACGAAGCGATGATTCATCAATTCGTGGCTCAGAGGCCGTTTGCGATATGTGGCGTGCTTATCGAGAAGCGTAGACATCGAATAAGTAAAACCTACTCAATCATTCAAGATGAGTCTAGAAAAATCTGTAGGCTGATCGAAAAGCCGCGGAATCCCGCGAATGACTGGATGGGCACAGGCAGTTGCATATTTAGGAATGAAATCTACTCTTATGTCGAGCGTACCCCCTTGAATCAGAACAGAGGCGAAAGAGAACTCCCTGATTTGATCCAATGCGCGATTGACGACGGTGAAGAGATAAAGTCGTTCACGATATGTGAAAAATATTTCAACATCAACTCTCCAGAAGATCTGCGAGAGGCAACAGAGAATTCTCTACTGCTATCGCCTACAAGCTCTTAG
- a CDS encoding type II toxin-antitoxin system VapC family toxin has product MARQRAVVLDSFAWIEYFNGTSAGVKVQDFLHNGLAVTPAIVVAELSEKYRRLDREFGSKYDFVRARTSIVPLEEELARAAGELNFERKKRVKGWGMADSIILATARRSNSRIVTGDPHFKDLSEETIFL; this is encoded by the coding sequence ATGGCACGCCAGCGGGCCGTCGTCTTGGACTCTTTTGCCTGGATTGAATATTTCAACGGAACCAGTGCCGGCGTGAAGGTTCAGGATTTCTTGCACAACGGGCTCGCGGTCACCCCTGCCATTGTCGTGGCCGAGCTTTCGGAGAAGTATAGGAGACTGGACCGTGAGTTCGGATCCAAATACGACTTCGTGAGAGCGCGTACCAGCATCGTTCCTCTGGAAGAGGAGCTTGCGCGTGCAGCGGGGGAGCTCAACTTCGAAAGAAAGAAACGGGTGAAAGGCTGGGGAATGGCCGACTCGATAATTCTAGCCACAGCTAGACGGTCCAACTCGAGAATAGTTACCGGAGACCCCCACTTCAAAGACCTATCAGAAGAAACCATCTTCCTCTAG